A genomic stretch from Thermococcus sp. MV5 includes:
- a CDS encoding helix-turn-helix transcriptional regulator, giving the protein MRNHLREFRELKGLTQEDLARALGVTRQTIIAIEKGKYNPSLELAFKIAKFFRVKIEDIFIYEGE; this is encoded by the coding sequence TTGAGAAATCATCTCAGAGAATTCAGAGAATTGAAGGGCCTTACACAGGAGGATTTAGCTAGAGCCTTAGGCGTCACGAGACAAACTATTATAGCCATTGAGAAGGGAAAATACAATCCCTCTCTTGAATTGGCCTTTAAAATAGCGAAGTTTTTTAGGGTTAAAATTGAGGACATATTCATATACGAAGGTGAATGA
- a CDS encoding DUF2178 domain-containing protein, whose protein sequence is MKVRYEHLLAILITGMIIGLAYSTKSGKALLAVGVFVVGFLLSYLLTWYYNSRVQKVEDERTELIDTRSARNGYIVMSFLLFLEYLWEYSNGNKEVATKLIIPLALGALVLLISHYYYGRVM, encoded by the coding sequence ATGAAAGTAAGGTATGAACACTTGCTTGCAATTCTTATCACGGGTATGATAATTGGTTTGGCATATTCGACCAAGTCAGGTAAGGCACTTTTGGCAGTAGGGGTCTTTGTGGTGGGGTTTTTGCTTAGCTATCTGCTTACTTGGTATTACAATTCTCGCGTTCAGAAGGTTGAGGACGAGAGAACGGAGCTCATAGATACTAGAAGTGCCCGTAATGGTTATATTGTAATGAGCTTTCTGCTCTTTTTGGAATATCTATGGGAGTATAGCAATGGAAACAAAGAGGTAGCTACAAAGCTTATAATCCCTTTAGCACTCGGTGCGTTGGTACTTCTAATTTCGCACTACTACTATGGGCGGGTAATGTGA
- a CDS encoding PRC-barrel domain-containing protein, producing the protein MVKVRASKLRDMEIITDTGIRLGWLYDLSFDEETGEILVIVAEPDENLDTSEFVTDHEGLLLIPMKAVKSIGEFIVVDHNKLAVKSKLRRISIIKEKLQGS; encoded by the coding sequence ATGGTAAAGGTCAGAGCATCAAAACTTAGGGATATGGAGATTATAACTGATACCGGAATAAGGCTTGGATGGCTCTACGATTTAAGCTTTGATGAAGAGACAGGGGAGATTTTAGTTATAGTGGCTGAACCAGATGAGAATTTGGACACAAGTGAGTTTGTCACTGATCATGAAGGTCTTCTTTTGATACCTATGAAAGCTGTCAAGAGCATTGGAGAGTTTATAGTCGTAGATCACAACAAACTTGCAGTCAAATCAAAGCTCAGGAGAATTTCGATTATTAAAGAAAAACTCCAAGGTTCTTAG